A window of Sulfurimonas gotlandica GD1 contains these coding sequences:
- a CDS encoding EI24 domain-containing protein has protein sequence MSEKNLILLSVKDFFTKQMLKYSLAPFIFTIVTMYILFFVVAGIGVESLGQMQVQTTETTMQNGVPHTESISTLIEGTAIIQFLMSYAVTSWIATFLIYAIGSFLVLYASIFIAILVIGFLTPFVLKELQRRHYQDVEMIGYSNIISGLFLVMKWATIMLLLFIFLIPFYFIPLLNIIAFNLPLYYFFHKMITFDISSNICTKEENKKIHYFSANKIRLKTLVLYIVSLIPFAIFFGAIYYVIYLGHTYFLEVRKLRSENHAN, from the coding sequence ATGAGTGAAAAAAATCTAATACTACTTAGTGTCAAAGACTTCTTTACAAAGCAGATGCTCAAATACTCTCTAGCGCCATTTATATTTACTATAGTAACTATGTACATTTTGTTTTTTGTTGTTGCAGGAATAGGAGTAGAAAGCCTAGGTCAGATGCAAGTTCAAACAACAGAGACTACAATGCAAAATGGTGTCCCGCATACTGAGAGTATAAGTACGCTTATAGAAGGAACTGCAATTATCCAGTTTTTAATGAGTTATGCAGTTACTTCATGGATTGCAACTTTCCTTATCTATGCGATAGGGAGTTTCTTAGTTCTATATGCTTCTATATTTATAGCTATTCTTGTCATAGGCTTTTTAACTCCTTTTGTTCTTAAAGAACTACAGCGCAGACACTATCAAGATGTAGAGATGATTGGATACTCAAATATTATTTCAGGCCTCTTTTTAGTTATGAAGTGGGCTACGATAATGCTTCTTCTGTTTATATTTTTAATACCATTTTATTTTATACCACTTCTGAATATAATTGCTTTTAATCTTCCTCTATATTACTTTTTTCATAAGATGATTACATTTGATATCTCTTCAAATATCTGTACAAAAGAAGAAAACAAGAAGATACACTATTTCTCTGCAAATAAGATAAGACTAAAAACATTAGTTCTGTATATCGTTTCTCTAATACCGTTTGCTATATTTTTTGGTGCTATCTATTATGTAATATACTTAGGTCATACTTATTTTCTAGAAGTAAGAAAACTTCGCAGTGAGAATCATGCCAACTAA
- a CDS encoding ABC transporter substrate-binding protein, producing MQKTIFILLFFVTFAQAQERNVTLVLPWKHQFQFAGYYIAKELGFYKEAGLNVHIKEYDLKRDNTKAVSTQDVDFGIGHSSLILDKLNKYPNIVLLTAIHQSSPLVLLSRKRADITSLKDISGKKIMMSRDQTYTASINAMLSSENLKANSYKVIDTSFNPIDLINGNADLMMSYSSNEPFAMKEKGLEYTIFDPKDYDFNLYSDILFTSSQMIKNNPDTVEAFYQATMEGWEYAYSHIDESIEIILQNYNTQSRSKKALAFEANTLKKLAYQEKIPFGNISDIKVKEIIDIYHILGLITKDHKIDYSKFIYQSSNNLKFKDTKEIDNFNFIFLYSIYFKILIIALLLTIFIGFYFKRRMDKVLALKTAQLNKQNNIFNKNISSSKADINGKITYVSDAFCYISGYTREEIIGKTHSISRDKEIPSDIYKDLWMTISSGHSWRGELKNRKKDGSPYWVDTVISPIFDSKNNIIEYDSIITDVTLKKVLEEFNKKLEIEVKERTIVLENLAITDKLTNIYNRLRLDQELSYNYKNYLRYDKIYSIILIDIDFFKKVNDTYGHQVGDEVLQKVSFIMKELIRSTDILGRWGGEEFMIISPNTDLNGAYTLTQNIRSNIENTIFDSVNKVTISAGIAQINSNLDEKSIITKADEALYRAKDNGRNRVEK from the coding sequence ATGCAAAAAACTATTTTTATTCTACTTTTTTTTGTCACATTTGCTCAAGCACAAGAGAGAAATGTGACGTTAGTACTTCCTTGGAAACATCAGTTTCAATTTGCCGGTTACTATATAGCAAAAGAGTTGGGGTTCTATAAAGAAGCCGGCTTAAATGTACATATCAAAGAATACGATTTAAAAAGAGATAATACAAAAGCTGTCTCTACACAAGATGTTGATTTTGGTATTGGTCATTCTTCACTAATACTAGACAAGCTAAATAAATATCCCAATATAGTTTTATTAACTGCAATACACCAATCATCCCCACTTGTTTTGTTATCTAGAAAAAGAGCAGATATAACTTCACTCAAAGATATTTCTGGCAAAAAAATCATGATGAGCCGTGATCAAACCTATACAGCTTCTATAAATGCAATGTTATCATCCGAGAATCTAAAAGCAAATAGTTATAAAGTTATAGACACTAGTTTTAACCCTATAGATTTAATCAATGGTAATGCAGATTTGATGATGTCATATTCATCAAATGAGCCTTTTGCTATGAAAGAAAAAGGTTTAGAGTATACTATTTTTGATCCAAAAGATTATGACTTCAACCTTTATAGTGACATACTCTTTACGTCATCTCAAATGATAAAAAATAATCCAGATACTGTTGAAGCTTTTTATCAAGCAACTATGGAGGGTTGGGAATACGCTTATTCACATATAGATGAAAGTATAGAAATAATTTTACAAAATTACAATACTCAATCTAGAAGCAAAAAGGCTTTAGCTTTTGAAGCAAATACTCTTAAGAAGTTGGCATACCAAGAGAAAATTCCTTTTGGCAATATATCTGATATAAAAGTAAAGGAAATAATAGATATTTACCATATACTTGGATTAATTACAAAAGATCATAAAATAGATTATTCTAAATTTATATATCAATCATCAAATAATTTAAAATTTAAAGATACAAAAGAGATTGATAACTTTAATTTTATTTTTTTATATAGCATATATTTTAAGATTTTAATAATTGCTTTGCTTCTAACTATCTTTATTGGCTTTTATTTTAAACGTAGAATGGATAAAGTTCTTGCTTTAAAAACTGCTCAACTAAACAAACAAAATAATATATTTAATAAAAATATATCTTCTTCAAAAGCAGATATAAATGGAAAAATCACTTACGTTTCAGATGCTTTTTGTTACATTAGTGGATATACAAGAGAAGAAATAATTGGTAAAACACACAGTATATCAAGAGATAAAGAGATTCCCTCTGATATTTACAAAGATTTATGGATGACAATTAGCAGCGGACATTCATGGAGAGGTGAATTAAAAAATAGAAAAAAAGATGGTAGTCCATACTGGGTTGATACTGTTATATCTCCCATCTTTGACAGCAAAAACAATATAATTGAATATGACTCTATTATAACGGATGTAACACTTAAAAAAGTACTAGAAGAGTTTAACAAAAAACTTGAAATAGAAGTAAAAGAAAGGACTATAGTATTAGAAAACTTGGCTATTACAGATAAACTAACAAATATCTATAATCGCCTTAGACTAGATCAAGAATTATCATACAACTACAAAAACTATCTTCGTTATGATAAAATTTATTCTATAATATTGATTGATATAGATTTCTTTAAAAAGGTCAATGACACTTATGGTCATCAAGTTGGAGATGAAGTTCTTCAGAAGGTATCATTTATTATGAAAGAGCTTATTAGATCTACAGACATTCTTGGTAGATGGGGCGGAGAAGAGTTTATGATTATATCTCCAAATACTGATTTAAATGGAGCATACACACTTACCCAAAATATTCGCTCAAACATAGAAAATACTATATTTGATAGTGTTAATAAGGTAACCATAAGTGCTGGTATAGCGCAGATAAACTCTAACTTAGATGAAAAAAGCATCATTACTAAAGCCGACGAAGCACTTTATAGAGCAAAAGACAATGGAAGGAATAGAGTTGAAAAATAA
- a CDS encoding DUF3137 domain-containing protein has product MKNASELTDFYYKTLYPTLQELEEDRKHLRHRIVVVGIIYSLVVVLIAFSLSSFIAQSPDFLFFIGFGYFALGAIIYKFLIKDYTTEFKQSVIKPLIHAIDDKLSYNSNHHVTEHIFTRSDLFSEPDRMNGNDYVRGNIDGTKIEFSDIHAEKRHKNSKGQESWSTIFKGLFIVAEFNKNFHGKTLVLPDTAQSTFGNLIGNWLQSNNFSRDELVKMDDNNFEKEFVVYSSDQIEARYILSHSLMKKLLDFKNKSEHPVYISFIGNHIHMAVYYDKDLFEPSVFRSLLEYKIAMEYVKTLHLAISIVDELKLNQKLWSKQ; this is encoded by the coding sequence ATGAAAAATGCAAGTGAACTGACTGACTTTTACTACAAAACACTCTACCCTACACTTCAAGAGTTAGAAGAGGATAGAAAACATTTACGCCACAGAATAGTTGTCGTAGGTATAATCTACTCTCTTGTGGTTGTATTAATAGCCTTTTCATTATCTTCCTTTATTGCTCAAAGTCCAGACTTTCTTTTTTTCATAGGTTTTGGTTACTTTGCTCTTGGTGCAATAATCTACAAATTTCTCATAAAAGACTACACAACTGAGTTTAAACAAAGTGTCATAAAACCACTCATACATGCCATTGACGATAAACTATCATATAACTCTAATCATCACGTTACTGAGCATATATTTACACGTTCAGACCTATTCTCTGAACCTGACAGGATGAATGGTAATGACTACGTTAGAGGAAATATAGATGGTACAAAGATAGAGTTCTCTGACATTCATGCCGAGAAACGACATAAAAATTCTAAAGGTCAGGAGAGCTGGAGTACTATTTTTAAAGGGCTTTTTATAGTAGCGGAATTTAACAAGAACTTTCATGGAAAGACTCTGGTACTTCCAGACACTGCACAGAGTACTTTTGGGAATCTCATAGGAAACTGGTTACAGTCAAATAACTTTAGCAGGGATGAACTTGTAAAAATGGATGACAACAACTTTGAGAAAGAATTTGTTGTTTACTCATCTGACCAAATAGAAGCTAGATATATTCTATCTCACTCACTTATGAAGAAGCTTCTTGATTTTAAAAATAAATCTGAGCATCCGGTATATATCTCTTTTATAGGCAATCATATTCACATGGCTGTATACTATGACAAAGATCTTTTTGAGCCATCTGTATTTCGTTCACTATTAGAGTATAAAATTGCAATGGAGTATGTAAAAACTCTTCACCTGGCTATCTCTATAGTAGATGAGCTAAAACTAAATCAAAAACTTTGGAGCAAACAATGA
- a CDS encoding thioredoxin family protein yields the protein MKILLSILLTFTFAFSAQIDEFASEVKYSRDYNSALKLAKQQNKPLMLVVVGDYCPWCKKFERKTLNSSLVRSQVKKDFIPVIIDKAKDKGKYPPKFNSKLIPTVFFINPNTQKHVFESLGYSKEVVFAIDMDLALKAYKKSEKK from the coding sequence ATGAAGATATTACTATCTATATTACTAACGTTTACATTTGCATTCTCGGCGCAGATAGATGAGTTTGCATCTGAGGTCAAATACTCAAGAGATTATAATTCTGCACTAAAACTGGCAAAGCAACAAAACAAGCCACTTATGCTTGTTGTTGTCGGTGACTACTGCCCTTGGTGTAAAAAGTTTGAGAGAAAAACTCTAAACTCTTCTTTAGTTCGAAGTCAAGTAAAAAAAGATTTTATACCTGTTATTATTGACAAAGCAAAAGACAAAGGGAAGTATCCGCCTAAGTTCAACTCTAAACTTATTCCTACAGTATTCTTTATAAATCCTAATACACAAAAACATGTTTTCGAATCACTAGGCTACTCGAAGGAAGTAGTTTTTGCAATAGATATGGATTTGGCTTTAAAAGCTTATAAAAAAAGTGAGAAAAAATGA
- a CDS encoding paraquat-inducible protein A yields MPTKSISSVSISIILLLIIAFMASQAYMYSMKYDKEMLSHAQNNKIENKIDNYIQTTSNSIQKYLSDYLGSDSKEIKKQSSAEIQINKENTKLYTMLYFVALGLLLLTYFFSSKELFVISILSAALISWLVGILAPIMTIEIFKDLPIFGFTIFKYESKGIWTTVEKLWLLQNYLLAVMIGLFSIVIPIVKTISLYFSALMKVNVKYIDFIGKWSMADVFIVSLLLTNLSLSADEFTDAKVQVAIYFFCAYVILSIISSYIIKKESQK; encoded by the coding sequence ATGCCAACTAAAAGTATTTCGTCTGTTTCCATATCAATAATACTTCTTTTAATCATTGCCTTTATGGCTTCTCAGGCATATATGTACTCCATGAAGTACGATAAAGAGATGCTCTCTCATGCTCAAAATAACAAGATAGAAAATAAAATAGACAACTATATACAAACTACAAGTAATTCAATACAAAAGTATTTATCAGACTATTTAGGAAGTGATTCTAAAGAAATAAAAAAACAAAGCTCTGCAGAAATTCAAATAAACAAAGAAAATACCAAACTCTATACTATGCTCTATTTTGTGGCATTAGGATTACTGCTTCTAACATACTTTTTCTCCTCAAAAGAGCTTTTTGTTATCTCCATTCTTAGTGCTGCTCTTATCTCTTGGTTAGTTGGAATATTGGCACCGATTATGACGATTGAGATTTTTAAAGATCTGCCGATTTTTGGCTTTACTATATTTAAATATGAGTCAAAGGGAATCTGGACTACAGTTGAGAAACTGTGGCTTTTACAAAACTATCTTCTGGCTGTTATGATTGGGCTCTTTAGTATAGTCATACCTATTGTTAAAACTATCTCTTTGTACTTTAGTGCCCTAATGAAGGTAAACGTGAAATATATAGATTTTATAGGTAAGTGGTCGATGGCGGATGTTTTTATTGTCTCACTACTACTTACAAATCTCTCTCTAAGTGCAGACGAGTTTACAGATGCTAAAGTTCAAGTAGCAATTTACTTCTTTTGTGCATATGTAATTCTTTCAATAATCTCTTCGTACATCATAAAAAAAGAGAGCCAAAAGTAA
- a CDS encoding sensor histidine kinase yields the protein MKNKLILLFFISIFTLLNASNLITINYGETKIKNFNIGFIRDTNNSININNIQDSKFTTVANMHSFGNTPDTVWLKLDIKNVTDIQKEIFVHNDFAYFSKEITIYEYKDKKLIDQNVYKIFDDKQDNKLTGSVLVYKLKLEEQASKTLYMKIVPNVTHIYNLNIYDDKTHLEALINKGLISNSIIIILLSLAFYNIFLYFFVRKKELIFYSLYLINASIGLSYMYGSIFHNLGVYGEEVYWINITAILVSAFLALFVKSIFNFKKENKLLHNLLNSIIYIAIIDVLIAIFIDLQLSIHLVAIVFFYSFVVIYFVGYTLYKQEHPLVNIFLTAYTIYIVGFAITILSFNGVTPISTYTFHASGISLVLEALLFSYLIYYHIKLLENRFLEQQNILILKNQKAQMGDMIEVITHQWKQPLSTIGSIIMVLQYKINDKIEISSEYLNEKLTQANENVYFLSETIDDFKNFFNSTKVKTECDLNKLIEKAISLSRDTILANEITIKYDLKFTKEVSLFENELLHILLNIIQNSKEAFRDNKINSNSIKMIKIIGRTQDDMTYIDIIDNAGGISEENLPYIFHENYTTKEKEKGTGLGLYLSKVIIEDHMNGSIEVTNIGEGTMFRIIL from the coding sequence TTGAAAAATAAACTTATTTTACTTTTTTTTATATCAATATTCACTCTCCTAAATGCGTCTAACTTAATCACCATAAACTATGGTGAAACTAAAATCAAAAACTTTAATATCGGCTTTATTAGAGACACTAATAATTCAATAAATATTAATAATATTCAAGACTCAAAATTCACTACCGTTGCTAATATGCACTCATTTGGAAATACACCAGATACAGTATGGTTAAAATTAGATATAAAAAATGTTACTGATATTCAAAAAGAGATATTTGTGCATAATGATTTTGCCTATTTTTCCAAAGAAATAACGATATATGAATATAAAGATAAAAAGCTTATAGATCAAAATGTTTATAAAATATTTGATGATAAACAAGATAATAAATTAACAGGAAGTGTTTTAGTTTACAAACTAAAACTTGAAGAACAAGCTAGTAAAACACTATATATGAAGATAGTTCCAAATGTTACACATATCTATAACCTAAATATATATGATGATAAAACTCACCTAGAAGCACTTATAAATAAAGGTCTGATATCTAATAGCATCATTATAATTCTACTCTCTTTAGCTTTTTACAATATATTTTTATACTTTTTTGTTAGAAAAAAAGAGCTTATTTTTTACTCTCTTTACCTTATAAATGCTTCTATTGGTCTTTCTTATATGTATGGTTCCATCTTTCATAATTTAGGAGTTTATGGCGAGGAAGTTTACTGGATAAATATTACAGCTATTTTAGTCTCTGCATTTTTGGCACTTTTTGTAAAGTCAATTTTTAACTTTAAAAAAGAGAATAAACTTCTACATAATCTTCTTAACTCAATTATATACATAGCTATCATAGATGTTTTAATAGCAATTTTTATAGATTTACAACTTAGTATTCATTTAGTTGCTATTGTATTTTTTTATTCATTTGTGGTTATCTATTTTGTTGGGTATACTCTTTATAAACAAGAGCATCCTCTTGTAAATATTTTTCTAACAGCATATACGATTTATATAGTAGGTTTTGCAATAACTATTCTATCTTTTAATGGTGTAACCCCCATAAGTACATATACATTCCATGCTTCTGGGATTAGTCTAGTTTTAGAAGCACTTTTGTTTTCTTACCTAATTTATTACCATATAAAACTACTTGAAAATAGATTTTTAGAACAACAAAATATTCTAATACTCAAAAATCAAAAAGCTCAGATGGGAGATATGATTGAAGTAATCACCCATCAATGGAAACAGCCACTAAGTACTATAGGCTCTATCATTATGGTTTTGCAGTACAAAATAAACGACAAGATTGAAATATCATCTGAGTATCTAAATGAAAAGCTAACTCAAGCTAATGAAAATGTTTATTTTTTATCTGAGACTATAGACGATTTTAAAAACTTTTTTAACTCAACAAAAGTAAAAACAGAGTGTGATCTTAACAAACTTATTGAAAAAGCCATTTCACTTAGTAGGGATACTATTTTAGCAAATGAAATCACAATCAAGTATGACCTAAAGTTCACAAAAGAAGTATCTTTATTTGAAAATGAACTTCTTCATATTTTATTGAATATTATTCAAAACTCTAAAGAAGCATTTAGAGATAATAAAATAAACTCTAATAGTATTAAGATGATAAAGATTATCGGTAGAACTCAAGATGATATGACATACATAGATATTATAGACAACGCTGGTGGTATATCTGAAGAGAATTTACCCTACATTTTCCATGAAAATTATACAACAAAAGAGAAAGAAAAAGGTACTGGCTTAGGACTTTATCTATCTAAAGTAATCATAGAAGATCATATGAATGGATCGATTGAAGTTACTAATATCGGTGAGGGAACAATGTTTAGGATTATATTATGA
- a CDS encoding LemA family protein: MSTSLIIVIVIALVLILMYNSLVAKKNQVENIFASVDTVLKKRYDLIPNLVATVSKYMEHEKSLLTEVTKLRADANKPNISDEQKIALDAKISSALGSIMIAVENYPDLKANENVMHLQGTLNELEEQLSAARRAYNQAVTDYNNAIEMIPTNFMASAMAYKRKQVFEIVESERKNVNVKELFNS, translated from the coding sequence ATGTCTACATCTTTAATTATCGTAATAGTAATTGCCCTAGTTTTAATTCTTATGTACAACTCTTTAGTTGCGAAGAAAAATCAAGTTGAAAATATCTTTGCCAGTGTTGATACCGTCCTAAAAAAACGTTATGACCTTATTCCAAATCTTGTAGCAACTGTTAGTAAGTATATGGAACATGAGAAGTCACTTCTAACTGAGGTTACTAAACTTCGCGCAGATGCAAATAAACCAAACATCAGTGATGAGCAAAAAATAGCTCTTGACGCTAAGATAAGTTCAGCTCTTGGCTCTATCATGATTGCTGTTGAGAACTATCCTGATCTTAAAGCAAATGAAAATGTTATGCACTTGCAAGGCACACTAAATGAGCTTGAAGAGCAGCTATCAGCAGCACGTCGTGCTTATAATCAAGCTGTAACTGACTACAACAACGCAATAGAGATGATACCTACAAACTTTATGGCATCTGCTATGGCTTACAAAAGAAAACAGGTATTTGAGATAGTTGAATCTGAACGTAAAAACGTAAATGTTAAAGAGCTTTTTAACTCTTAA
- a CDS encoding NAD(P)/FAD-dependent oxidoreductase codes for MKTKKVAIIGGGASGLLCAIFCARKSLEVDVFEQNSKCAKKILVSGNGRCNITNRNLTPNDFFSDNPSFVVEALDSFGFDEFSKFASSIGLLLDVKDDGRAYPLSNESKSVASLLLSHATNLGVKIHTDAKITDIKELLNKYDSVVVASGSEAAEHLGGNGDGYEFAKEFGHNIVPTYPSLVQFHLDSSIAHKMSGVKTVGDVTLLINNKKDISTNGDVLFTNYGVSGFAILDISQRASVALMEYAKVDISINLLPSFNAQKLSTHISNLAKAIPDFSALDVLAGLVPLKIAQGLLKSIEIPQETSAKDIHTKLSKKIANQMLNWRFEVTETHGFRHAEVSGGGVDTLEINPKTMESLKQKNLYFCGEVLDVLGKRGGYNFAFAWASAFLCAKDISK; via the coding sequence ATGAAAACTAAAAAAGTAGCGATTATCGGTGGTGGAGCTTCTGGACTTTTGTGTGCCATATTTTGTGCACGTAAGTCTCTTGAAGTAGATGTGTTTGAGCAAAACTCCAAGTGTGCTAAAAAGATTTTAGTATCTGGAAACGGTCGTTGTAACATTACTAACAGAAACCTTACTCCAAATGACTTCTTTAGTGATAATCCTTCTTTTGTAGTAGAAGCACTTGATAGCTTTGGTTTTGATGAGTTTAGCAAGTTTGCATCTAGCATCGGTCTTCTACTCGATGTAAAAGATGATGGAAGAGCTTACCCCCTTAGTAATGAATCTAAGAGCGTAGCTTCACTTCTTCTCTCTCACGCTACAAATCTAGGTGTAAAAATCCACACAGATGCAAAGATAACAGATATAAAAGAGCTACTTAACAAATATGACTCCGTTGTAGTTGCATCTGGTTCAGAGGCAGCTGAACATCTAGGTGGAAATGGTGATGGATATGAGTTTGCAAAAGAGTTTGGACATAACATAGTTCCAACATACCCTTCACTTGTACAGTTTCACCTAGACTCAAGCATCGCTCATAAGATGAGTGGAGTAAAAACTGTTGGGGATGTAACACTTCTTATAAATAACAAAAAAGATATCTCGACTAATGGTGATGTCCTTTTTACAAACTATGGTGTCTCAGGCTTTGCAATACTCGACATCTCTCAAAGAGCAAGTGTAGCACTTATGGAGTATGCAAAGGTAGATATCTCTATAAACCTGCTTCCATCTTTTAACGCTCAAAAGCTTTCAACTCATATAAGCAACTTGGCTAAGGCTATACCTGACTTCTCAGCTCTTGATGTATTGGCAGGACTTGTTCCTCTAAAGATAGCTCAAGGACTACTTAAAAGTATAGAAATACCACAAGAGACAAGTGCTAAAGATATCCACACCAAGCTTAGTAAAAAGATAGCTAACCAGATGCTAAACTGGCGTTTTGAAGTTACTGAGACTCATGGATTTCGTCATGCTGAAGTAAGTGGCGGTGGTGTAGATACACTAGAGATAAACCCAAAAACTATGGAATCTCTTAAACAGAAAAATCTATACTTCTGTGGTGAAGTATTGGATGTTTTAGGTAAACGTGGTGGGTACAATTTCGCCTTTGCATGGGCTAGTGCATTTCTGTGTGCAAAGGATATAAGCAAGTAA
- a CDS encoding response regulator transcription factor, with protein MTNDFKLLYVEDNKVVRDNFVEIFSRYFKDITTADNGREALEIYKKNNFDIAILDISIPEINGLSLATKIREMNRDIEIIMLTAYADQEKLLQAINLRLFSYLVKPIKQNELDITLKELISRLSKGSALELKNGYTWNIKIEKLYYNNSEVKITKNEISLVKFLSANSLRYYSACEIADEIFGDKKESDGKCNNTIQLISRFKKKMLNLCNKEHFFIDNIYGLGYKITS; from the coding sequence ATGACAAATGATTTCAAGCTACTTTATGTAGAAGACAACAAGGTAGTAAGAGATAATTTTGTAGAAATATTCAGTCGATACTTTAAAGATATAACAACTGCAGACAATGGTAGAGAAGCATTGGAAATATATAAAAAAAATAACTTTGACATTGCTATACTCGACATATCTATTCCTGAAATCAATGGATTGAGCTTAGCTACAAAAATAAGAGAGATGAATAGGGATATAGAGATAATAATGTTAACTGCATATGCCGATCAAGAAAAATTACTTCAAGCTATAAACCTAAGGCTATTCTCATATCTTGTAAAACCAATAAAGCAAAATGAGCTAGATATTACTCTTAAAGAACTTATTAGTAGACTTTCAAAAGGCTCTGCATTGGAGTTAAAAAATGGTTACACTTGGAATATTAAAATAGAAAAACTATATTACAACAATTCTGAAGTAAAAATAACCAAGAATGAAATATCTTTAGTTAAATTTTTATCTGCTAATTCACTTAGATATTATAGCGCTTGTGAAATAGCAGATGAAATATTTGGCGATAAAAAAGAGAGTGATGGTAAGTGCAATAACACCATTCAGCTCATCTCAAGATTTAAGAAAAAAATGCTAAACTTATGCAATAAAGAGCACTTTTTTATAGATAACATTTATGGCCTTGGCTATAAAATAACTTCATAG
- the blaOXA gene encoding class D beta-lactamase, whose amino-acid sequence MSKINYINITLLISLFFSFASANDSQFQNIFKARDVKGTLIISSLKNDKNYVYNQERATKRYLPASTFKIPNTLIALDEGAVKDENEIIKWDGKIRAYDAWNRDQNLKTALPKSCVWFYQELAQRVGNDKYLKHLQKIAYGNKKTGSDVSTFWLEGEIKISASEQIDFLKKLYKNELPYKKEHLDILKKIMLVKAESNYTIRAKTGLVAKHGWYVGYVETKVQVCFFALNIDIDKKSDIKSRKEIVMEALKIKNII is encoded by the coding sequence ATGAGTAAAATAAACTATATTAATATCACTCTACTAATCTCACTTTTCTTTAGCTTTGCATCTGCAAATGATTCACAGTTTCAAAATATTTTTAAAGCAAGAGATGTTAAAGGTACACTTATCATCTCATCACTTAAGAATGATAAGAACTATGTGTACAATCAAGAAAGAGCGACGAAGAGATATCTTCCTGCATCAACTTTCAAGATTCCAAACACGCTTATCGCACTAGATGAGGGAGCAGTAAAAGATGAAAATGAAATCATCAAATGGGATGGTAAAATAAGAGCATATGATGCTTGGAACAGAGACCAAAACCTTAAAACTGCACTTCCTAAGTCTTGTGTCTGGTTTTATCAAGAACTAGCACAAAGAGTTGGAAATGACAAATACTTAAAGCATCTACAAAAGATAGCCTACGGCAATAAAAAAACAGGCTCCGATGTCTCTACTTTTTGGCTAGAGGGTGAGATAAAAATCTCTGCATCTGAGCAAATAGATTTTTTGAAAAAACTGTATAAAAATGAACTGCCATATAAAAAAGAGCATCTAGACATACTCAAAAAAATAATGCTAGTTAAAGCTGAATCAAACTACACAATAAGAGCAAAAACAGGACTCGTGGCAAAACATGGCTGGTATGTCGGATATGTTGAGACAAAAGTGCAAGTATGTTTTTTTGCACTAAATATAGATATAGATAAAAAAAGTGACATTAAATCTAGAAAAGAAATCGTTATGGAAGCCTTAAAAATTAAAAATATAATATAA